The Salmonella enterica subsp. houtenae serovar Houten genome has a segment encoding these proteins:
- the SBOV06551 gene encoding putative periplasmic protein, with protein MEHYKDYPAHVIFVRRAFAVTAGVLALPVMLFWKDRARFYSYLHRVWSKTSDKPVWMAQAEKATCDFY; from the coding sequence ATGGAACACTATAAAGACTATCCGGCGCATGTCATTTTTGTCCGTCGTGCTTTCGCGGTGACCGCAGGTGTGCTGGCGTTGCCGGTGATGCTCTTCTGGAAAGACCGCGCGCGTTTTTATAGTTATCTGCACCGCGTCTGGTCGAAAACCAGTGATAAACCGGTGTGGATGGCGCAGGCTGAAAAAGCCACTTGCGACTTTTATTAA